One genomic segment of Hordeum vulgare subsp. vulgare chromosome 2H, MorexV3_pseudomolecules_assembly, whole genome shotgun sequence includes these proteins:
- the LOC123426698 gene encoding U-box domain-containing protein 27-like — translation MVRKDKTTTGMRLPPQHQGLEVKIPSFFRCPISLDVMRSPVSLCTGVTYDRASIQRWLDSGNTTCPATMLPLPSTDLTPNLTLRSLISHWSASAASCSPVAGSAAFFAGPSPAALVRQVASSGADPSAALRELAAYLSDDDVDEFEKNALVGAGSAAETVAAVLRRKGEQISVAGVEAAVRVLAAIVALDGIEDANKRRVAAGLAVDASASAASLARVLRGGSGLEARIDAARLAEFLLANAGADAKVAVAESSELVTELVRLVGPVDEKGGLDKKAMDTGLSCLAAIAGSRRSARADMVRLGAVPAAARALHATTEPSSSAKALRILESAVGCAEGRAALCKDAEQTVPAVLDKMMKSGRDGAEAAVAVLWAVCHKYKDRRAADAAAASEGGLTRLILLLQSGCSAAARQMALELLKIYKVNAKSCLAGYDSKTTHIMPF, via the coding sequence ATGGTGAGGAAGGACAAGACCACCACCGGCATGAGGCTCCCGCCCCAGCACCAGGGGCTGGAGGTCAAGATCCCCAGCTTCTTCCGCTGCCCGATCTCCCTCGACGTCATGCGCTCGCCGGTCAGCCTCTGCACCGGCGTCACATACGACCGCGCCTCCATACAGAGGTGGCTCGACTCCGGCAACACCACCTGCCCGGCCACCATGCTCCCACTCCCCTCCACGGACCTCACGCCCAACCTCACCCTCCGCAGCCTCATCTCCCACTGGtccgcctccgccgcctcctGCTCGCCCGTCGCCGGATCCGCCGCCTTCTTCGCCGGCCCTTCCCCCGCCGCACTCGTCCGCCAGGTCGCCTCCTCCGGCGCCGACCCCTCCGCCGCGCTCCGCGAGCTGGCCGCCTACCTctccgacgacgacgtcgacgagttCGAGAAGAACGCGCTCGTGGGCGCAGGCTCCGCCGCGGAGACCGTCGCGGCCGTGCTTAGACGGAAGGGTGAGCAGATAAGCGTCGCGGGCGTGGAGGCGGCCGTCCGGGTTCTCGCCGCGATCGTGGCGCTGGATGGCATCGAGGACGCGAACAAGAGGCGGGTGGCCGCCGGCCTCGCCGTCGACGCGTCGGCCTCGGCGGCGTCGCTGGCCCGCGTCCTGCGGGGCGGGAGCGGCTTGGAGGCCAGAATTGACGCGGCGAGGCTCGCCGAGTTCTTGCTCGCCAATGCCGGCGCCGACGCAAAGGTGGCTGTGGCGGAATCGTCCGAGCTGGTGACGGAGCTGGTACGGCTGGTCGGGCCCGTCGACGAGAAGGGCGGCCTTGATAAGAAGGCCATGGACACCGGCCTCAGCTGCCTTGCGGCCATCGCAGGGTCGCGGCGGTCGGCGCGCGCCGACATGGTGCGCCTCGGCGCTGTCCCGGCCGCCGCGCGCGCGCTCCACGCCACGACGGAGCCTAGCTCGTCAGCCAAAGCCCTCCGGATCCTCGAGTCCGCCGTCGGCTGCGCCGAGGGTCGGGCGGCGCTGTGCAAGGACGCGGAGCAGACAGTTCCTGCCGTGCTCGACAAGATGATGAAGTCCGGGCGCGATGGCGCCGAGGCCGCGGTGGCCGTGCTCTGGGCGGTGTGCCACAAGTACAAGGACCGCAGGGCCGCGGACGCCGCGGCGGCGTCCGAGGGCGGGCTGACGAGGCTGATCCTGCTGCTGCAGAGCgggtgctcggcggcggcgaGGCAGATGGCGCTGGAGCTGCTCAAGATTTACAAGGTGAACGCCAAGAGCTGCCTCGCCGGCTACGACTCCAAGACCACCCACATCATGCCGTTCTGA